AAAACAGACGTTTTGTTTTGCAACCCCGCCACATTTAAGATTCCCATCTCAGAGTTGAACTGAAGGCCAGGGATCATGGCACCAACAACGCATTCGGCAGCCTTCCATAGTTTAATAAATTAAAGCAGGAAGACTGAATTTCAGGACATTGATGAAGCAACTCTTGATTGGATAAGCATTTTGTAAACTTTTAAAGGAAACAGACACTCACGTTGTCGGTGGCATTGCTGTTCACAGGAGTGCATGCTGCTGGGATAACACACTTCGGTAGCACAATGGAAAAACACCTGGAAGAGTTTGAAAGTTGCATTTTGTCAAGGAAACTGCAATTAGACATCAACCAAGAGACTGATGTCATGCCGTGAACTGTACCGTGTCTTTCTGGGGTGAAAAGTTGGTCTGATCCACGAACGTGAACATTTTAACGATGAAACGCTTGTAGTGCGATGGGTATTGTATTCCAGAGGAGGTATCCACAGGCACCACGGTGGTCAGGTAACGGTCATCATGGTAGGGACACCTGGAGCCAACAAGAGCTCATGTCTAACTTAAtttaaacacagaaatgtacacaaccatctatatctatatatgtatacccGTCAACCAGAAGATCCCACTGGGGCAGGCTTTGAGGATTGGGGCTGGCGGTAGCCCAGCAGTGCTCCATGTTCAGGATGAGGTTTGAGTCGGAGCGTGCCACGATGTTCACCTCAACATAGACGGGCTCCCTCAGCACTTTAGTGATGGGGTAGTCTGATGGATTGTAGAAGGAGCTATACGCCGCATCTTCTGCAAGAGACACATCAGTTTTAGTACAGCAAAAGCCGGCATCGTGATTAGGCTGCTGTGGCGCTCACCCTCAACACATCCTTTTGAGAGACACTGTCCGTTGCCGAGTTTGAGCTCCACTCGGAGGAGTCCGGCAGCAGCGACCGGCACAGGTGGAGGAACGGCATTCACCTCCATGACGAGAGCCTCCACTGCGGTGTCAGAATACCTACACTGAAACAATAACCTGTGGGGAGAGCAGAGGCCTTTCACATCTCAGGAACCCGAATCAGTAAGCCAcaaaaagactttaaaagatTTTACACAAACGCACTCAAAATGGCTGTCCCTGGTGATCGATCCTCGGGGTCCAACTCCCACTTCATAAGAAGACGACATGTGGTTCTCGTACACCACATAACCATCTTCCTcctgcaattaaaaaaaaaaacatttctaaactGAATCACTGGTTTTTGGACATCTTTGCTGGGCATTTCCCCATTTGGTATCGGGAGaaattttatttcatattttaaccATAGTTAAACACATATTATCTAGAGCAAGGACTGCCCCACTCACCTGGAATGTAGTACCACATGCAGTCGCAGAGAACTGAAAGATGGCAAACGATGAGGTGATCTCCATGGGGCTGCAGGAGGGGTCGTTCGTCTCCAGCAGGCTGACTGACTCCACATCGATGTTGGGCAAAGTGGCATCTCGAGCCACAACCACCACGAACTGGCCATCCCTGGTACACTGCACAGTCACTAAAtgaggtgggtggggggggaagaaaCACATTGGATGAATTTCACACTCACATTGCATTTGTTTGAGAGGCACTAGAAAAGATGGCAGAGAGCACAGTTACCTGCTTTCCCGTAGTAGCACAGGTCCCCATCGAAGCAGCAGTTTATGTTCTCGCAGTGGTCGGCGGTGGCGTCGGCAGACCCACACTGGATCCTGTTTGCCTGCGCCACCTGGCACTTGTCAAAGGGAGCTGCAAGTTGAGGGAGCGTCAACTGTTGCTGAGCAGGAAGCTTCTGCTGCGGCAGCGACCAGTAATGCTGGGCAGAAACATCACAAGACAAAACGGCAACCAGCACCACTCCAACGAGACACTTGAAAAGCTCCATTATGGTGTTAGCAACTGTAGACTGCACCAAAGCTGCAATAACATCAACTGTAGCTCTGAGGCAGACTTTATACCTGACTGATCGAGAGGTTGTTTGATGAGAACTCCGCCTCTCATCGTTAGGAGTCAATTGTGTGGCAGCCCTGCAGAGTTAATCAGCTGGGAGCTGACAGGTGGAGCTTATTGTCTGAGAAGAAGTCGGTACACTCCTGTTGAGTTGAAGCTGAGTGGATTCAGGTtttggggagggagggaggggggggggggtgttgtgaGTGTCAGTCAGTGAATTTTTCTGACACCTGGCTCTGTATACTCTGAATTTCACCAGTAGTGTGTTTTAACCGAGATGACTATCTTCACATTGAGCCAACACTGTATTTATTTCACCGCCTTCCAACTCCCCCCACCCGTATAAcaccttttctctgtctttcatgcacacacagatgtacGGGCGGTACACCCAGGAGCTCGGTGTGTATGCCAAGGAGGAAGCGGCCCGCCTGCGGGATGGAGGAGTGCGGGACGGCGCAGGACTGCGGAGGAACACCAGCGTTCGCAGTCGTGCTGCAGATCTGCTGGATTACGAGAAGGACCCCTGTGCAAAGTGCCATCGTAAGTGGCGATCGCGCAACAACCCCCTGAATCTGTGATTTTGAGTGTGATTGCAGGGGCAAAGCCTGCAGGTGGTGTAGTGCTCGTGTTGTGAAGGTCAGaccaaagctgtgtgtgtgtgtgtgtgtgtgtgtgtgtgtgtgtgtgtgtgtgtgtgtgtgtgtgtgtgtgtgtgtgtgtgtgtgtgtgtgtgtgtgtccagcatGTGTGAAAACATTGGGCTTCTTAAAGCACAGCAGAGTAGCTACCTGACacgagggagcaggagaggatgTGAACACGATTAAACGTGACCGATCTGAGCAATGACCTCTAGCCAACAAGGGCTTTCTCAATGTCAGACAAAGACAGCCCCCTCTGCTGGCTGGCAGTGGCCCACGTctacttgtgtgtctgtgtgtatttttgtttgtgtgagcagAACTCTGATCTGAACTGTCAGATTATTGTATGTCTAGTCTTCCCAGATGACTGCAGATAAGGGAGTGGCAGCAGAAGAGAGCTCCACTTCAAACTGACGTACTCCACAATAAAGGAGTGACAGACCCTGGCTGGGTGTGTTATATGTACTCTATTTAACCTTCATTGCATGCTGCTGAAATCAAAGAGATTTGAGAGCAGCAATGCATTTCTTTAAGGGTCAGTTCTCTCAAATTGAAACATTAGAACTACTTTGTGGTGTAGAAATAGTTCCCATAAAAACGATTAACGCTGATGTCTGCGGATTATCCACAGTAACAAGGGCACCGCTTTGGGAACGACACGCTGCAATGTCATTTCTCAATGCTGTGTTTCACAAATTCAATTCCTTTCTCCTGGTGGTTGGTCAATTTGACAATAACGTTAAAGTTATAATCCTGAATCTTAAGTTCTAGTTTTTTTGCATGTGAAAATTTGCTGGTTTTCTTAGCAAACTAgatatctttgggtttttagGTGTTGAAATATACTGAGATAAATTTGGTTGAACTGACCCCTTTTGAGAAACAAAAATGGACAGATGCAATCTCAAAACATATTAGATACTCTCAGTAAAATTGGGAACGGGAAAAGGCAGAGAAAGGCGCAAAGTGAGCCACCGTTTTCCAGGACCGGTTTCTGCCTCTTTGCCCTTGTGACTAGTGCTCTGATTAAAGCTCGATACGTTGCACCATAGGGGAACGCCACACTACAGCAGCCCAGCCTCGCTCCCTCGCCCGTAATGAAAGCCATTTAATACAATCACTCTCAGATCAGGAGCCAGCCAGAATGATTTGTGTGCTCGCTGTCTGTGCGCTTGTGTGCTCGTATATCAAGCCCgtgtttgtatttttagacCTGCCTTTAGAGAGACGCTCCGGCTGGACGGGTACCGCTGCTGTCTTGTTAAGTAATGTGTACGGAGAGAACCGGCAGATTTTGAAGTGGGAgttttagtgtttttccctCTCGTATATCTGTGTGGGAACAGCATCTCTGTGGGCGATGGACTAAGAGTGTGTGCCTCGGTTCAGATCAGTAACTGGAGCTGCAGCTTTTGAACGAGGCAGCCTACACATGCAGCCAAGGGCTCTGCGACCGGTCGTGATGGAGAGCGAAAGACAtgtgctgccttttttttcttttttcttcttctttttttttcttttttgactcACAGAGTGAATCTTTCTGGGATTTTAGAGCTGACGTTACACTCCGAGGAACGGCATCGTTGTGTATTATGTCACGTTACGTTATTCCTTTTTGAACATACCGTTTAAAGGTGGCACGCCTCCTGCATTATTAGTGTTGTTCCAGCTAGTATTACATgtaatgttagagagagagagatagagagagagagaaagaaagagagagagagagagagagagagagacctcccCAGCTCCGTCCGATGAACTGTggaataaaaatgataaattcaGTGAAGAACCTGGCAGTCCAATCTGCACATATAGAGTTTGCTTGAAGTATTTCTCTCAGACAtggttctttttctcttttttttcaccactGCATGATGGCTTTGTCTCTGCACATGACTGCGTTTTGTAGGCGTACGTCCTCTGTTGGCAACCTACCGTCCAGCAGGCTGCCGGGCAGCTCGCCACGTCGTGCACACAGTTGTGCCCCACCTCTCGCAGGAGAATCAGCATCCCTCTGTGACCTGAATCTTGCCCCAGAACGGCTGCTGCAAtgtctgtcttcttttttttttgtttggcatAATGTCAAACGGAGTCATTCAAACAACAAGAAGTGTTTGTGGttctacacacacaagcagcatcGTCAACAAAGTTGCCAAAGCGTAGGAAAAGAATTATGGGAGTTGGAAAGTGTCAATAAAAGGGGGATAACGATGCATCTGTACGATTTCTGTATCATTTTATACAATTCTTTGATTTTAGAAATAGTTTGGAgccattcttttattttattttttaagtttttaacACTTTCCATCAGTAAAACGTCCAGATGAAAGAGTTTAAAAGTGGAACTCAATTTAGCCTGAATGATGTGTTAGTAGCCCTCAAGATCTACATCTTTTAAACTGGGcacatttcattaaataaaatgtatttatttcattgttttaatcATCACTGATCTTGCTCTCTTGGTCTCTCCTAAGATGTGACGGCTCCTCCTTGGCCACTATATGACTTCCAAGCGGGAGAGTAAACTAATCAAATCAACTTGATCTATCTCCACTGTCGCACTTTTATGAAATATGGATCTGGTAAATGTGTTAGTAGCACATTTGAGCATCTCTCGGGACGGGCACATCTCTGAATGCTCTGGATGTTGAAGTGAATTCCAGGCTTTGGCAGTGTCCgcagacaagagagaggaaatgagtcCAGTGATGCTTCTTTTAGCTGACCTAGCTCAGAGTTATAGATCATAATGTAATGGCAGAATTTAAAAACCTTGACCcagctttgttttgtctctattcttttttttttttgatttagATGAAGATAAAGTAACACATTCACCAACAAATAAGCTCCTTTTAGTTTGTTATTGTTCCTTTAAATAGATAATATCGCTGTCCTCTCTTTTCGTTGTCTTTATAACACAACCTTCTTCTTTGGTCTTGGGAAACATGGGAATCCTTTATTCATTGTTATGACTGTTGTcaataatttgtttgtttgtcagaggATTCATTAATGAGTAACCCTTGTCCACCGGGTTACACCAGTGATAGTGGTCTAACACAAAAATacttgatatatttatttaatatttgagcatcacaaaagtgaaataaaacctGATATAGTTGATAAAATATATGCAGTAGTATTTAAAATTGAGAGACCATGGATGAAATTAACCCCACACTAATGTATCTTTTTCGGGTAGTCTGCTTAATTAAATACCTGACAATTGTCCATATATGCAAAAGTACTTCCAACACATAGTTTGTCCTGGCATAATTTAACTGGAGGGTATAAATGGAGAGCTGTCACAAGTGTGTATCAAATGTATGTCGCGTTGCTTACATCCTTCCATtcatccctttcctcctccttcacgaCGCATTAATATCTGTCTTTTCCTTCCCCTCTTACACAGCTGGTTCCTTTCAGTCTCACACCAACAACTATTTTCCTTCAGTCTCTTTTTACACCTTCAAGATTAATTTCAAAGATTCTTATGTGCTgccctccctctgtccctgtGCCCTCAGTGTGTGCGTCTCGCTGCCAGAAGTTCCTGATCTCGCGGGTGGGGGAGGACTGGATCTTCCTCATCCTGCTGGGGCTGCTCATGGCTCTGGTCAGCTGGGTCATGGACTACGCCATCGCCTTCTGCCAacaaggtgagacacacagagcgagagaggaaagagggacaGTGAACCTCAGAGGCAGCAAAGTATTAGGGAGCCACGCTTTATAGCAAACGGCTAAAGGTGGTACATAATAATACTAATTGCCGCAGAGTTATATTAATTGACTTATGTCTTTTCTTCACATTTAAACGATCAATAAATACTAGTTTTACTCAAACATAGCATTGAATGCATCAATCATAAAGTGAAACATAAAGTGACATGATTAACCCGTAAGATTACATTTCTTTAcagataacttttttttaatgttttaatacaaaatgttagtccctctttttttctcatcaatAACATATCTGTAATTACCTACCACACGTTTTTGAAATCTGAATGAATCTATCCACAACAGATAAATCATGTTAGATGGCGAAACTGTCCGTTAATATGTTTAGTTTTCTAACGaattatatattgtgtgtgtgtgtgtgtgtgtgtgtgtgtgtgtgtgtgtgtgtgtgtgtgtgtgtgcagcacagaAGTGGATGTATGGTGGACTGGACAGTAACATGCTTCTGCAGTACATCGCTTGGGTCACCTACCCTGTAGTGCTCATCACTTTCTCAGCAGGATTCACACAGATACTGGCGCCTCAGGCTGTGGGTaagacccacaaacacacacacacacacttgcattcATTTGAACTATTCATGCATAAACACATGTCTTCGTGTCTCTAATTCCTGGCAATATTTCTGTTTGAATAATGTAATTGGCTCTGTAATGCCGCACAGGGTCCTCCAAGgactttgtctttgtggtcacgTCTGCAGGAAATCCATACAGTGTAGCTCTGATGAGATGTGCATACAGAAAACTATATGAATATCAATCAGCTCTTCCCCTCGCCCGCCTCCCTTGCTCTTCATTTATTCCCCTCATCCCTTCTTCTCTGTAATTGCTTCCCTTCGACTcaccctttctctcctctccgtcATACCACCTGGCGTCTCTTCCCTTTCCATTTCCCAGGTTCAGGTATTCCTGAGATGAAGACGATACTGAGGGGGGTGGTCCTGAAGGAGTACCTGACCTTTAAGACGTTTGTGGCCAAAGTCATCGGTCTGACCTGCGCTCTGGGCAGTGGGATGCCCCTGGGAAAGGAGGTAGAGggtttctttttccttcatCTCTCAGTCTCCTGGGCTGCACAAATTACACATGACAGACTGCTTGGCAGTTTATGACGTTTCCTGTCGGGCGGCATTTAATATTCTTGCTCCTTGTCGTCTCATTAAAGTCGCTGCtgggaaaattaaaaaaaagtgatttgcTGCTAATAACTCTCATTTGGGATGTTATAAAGTTGTTTGAATCAGAATCTGAGCAGTCTTTAATCGATTCGGAGTAATGCCCCTGAACCTGAGTGCAGCATGCTCTACTAGAATGTGCTTTCAGCCATATCCTGTCTGCTGACGTCCTgatctctctccgtcctctctctcaGGGACCCTTTGTTCACGTGGCCAGTCTGTGCGCAGCCCTGCTGAGCAAATTCATGGCTCCTCTTTTCGGTGGGATTTACTCGGTGAGGACAGCAGccacatttaaaacagaaatgcaGATTTCCTGATGCACAAAGTAAAACCCGTTTGAGTTATTGAACCTTTAAGGACCGTCACAGATTATATCTCTCACTGGAACATTCCCCATTAACTCGTCTGATGAGGAGTCTTAACGTACATACCGTTATATTTACAGTCGTAAATATGTTCAGTGACACGACACACCAGCAACAACAGACTCACAAATCCAGCATCACATTACAGATTGCAGTTGTAAAGGATTCAAAATAATGTGAGTGAGACAAGAACTGCACGTTCATGCTTTCATCTCTACATTAAAGGATAATCCACTTAAAGTCGCAGCATCTATGGTCAGTGTATTCCAGACTTTCTTTCCCCCAGAATTGGCCTCATCTACTTATGCGTCATCATTTTTTAGAGTGAAACGTCAATCTGAACTTTGGCCAAATGATTAAAAGTGCACTGAAATACAAAGAGAGTCCATACGACAGTGTGAACGTATAGAGAGGCAGCAAACACACCGatatggagaggaggaggtgtaaTCACATGCTACAAaggtttacatatttatttatttaaatttatttaaccaggaaaagcctcattgagataaaaaatctcctttacatgAATGTCCTGTCATCATTTAATTGGGTTCAAAGCAGTTTAATGATGTAATCACCAAGAATCACAAGTGcatatttttccttctttctttcaacCTTTATAAGTAAAAGGAAGTTTCATTATAACCAAAGCTATTTACATGATTTCCCtatttacacacattcacatcaaGCCCACTTCCTCCTTAAATCATGTTTACTGCTGAGGATTTAAGTAGTTGGAAACTTTTTTGCCGTCACAATGAATTGTTCTCGCACTGGAAATACCGTATCTCAACATGACATGTCTTTGTCCGTGTTGAACCAGtcagttattataatatatactttattgCAAGGTGAATGTAAACGTTTAGTCCTTTCACGTATTGAAAAGCAGAGGCACAAATAGTTTCTGATAAGAAATGAGAATGGTGAACATTTACCCAAACGGGAAGATCTTTCCTCTGGTCCTCAATGGTGTGACGctgcaagaaaaacacacacaatccacgtTATCCTTTACAAATCTTGGTGTTTTACTCGACTCTCTGCCGTTCCCCAGGACAAACTCTCACCTCCACTTATGTGAGACCCCACGCTCGCCTTCTGCCTATACCTGCAGTGGACAGTGGGCTATGCTTCTCCTCCATGTACCAGcagcaccaccatcaccatcagtACGGAGGAATATAGTAtgcagtgatggaggaggaagagaaactcATGTCAGCACAGTTAGAGAGACTGAAATAGTCCAGGCGTCGACTGTGCAGCCATTACACATAATCAGGGGAAATATTAATTCAGCTCACTGCCGAATCAAGACGGTGTTTGCTGAAGCTCATTCGCCGCTTGTTTGATTTTGTGTGGTTTGGATAATAAGTTGGCTGTCTTCCAGGAGCAGAAATAAAAGGTAACCTCTACACTCACACGtaattctgtctctttgtcccccCACTTTCACTGCTAAAGGAAGAGCCCTTTGAGGGAAGCAAGGTATGAATTGCACGAGACATAGTTTCTTTGTTGCCAATTCCATCAACATTAATAATCCACGCTGTCCATTtcagaagcagagagagagagagattgatgcTTTTCCATTTGTCTGCGCTGTTTGAGTCCGTTCAGTGAACCATCGCAGCGAGGCAGCGATCTGCGCCGTCTTTGCTTCCACACAAACATGCCATTCCCATGATTTCATCACTTATTCCTGGGGTTTCAATCGTGGCCTCCCATATCCCAGAAGTCATACATGTGATGTCATCGAATGTGCAAAAGACACTGCAGCAGCTTGAAAGCAAAACTGTTGCCTTTGTAAACAGTTGGTGAACCTGTTTTTTCATGAGAAATGCATTTGTCGTGTTTGTGGCATTTGCACGTCCATGTACACCTgttgggatgtgtgtgtgtgtgtgtgtgtgtgtgtgtgtgcgcgtgtgtctacctgtgtgtatatctgACTCTTGTTGAACAGAACGAGCTGAGGAACACAGAGATGCTGTCGGCTGCCTGTGCTGTGGGCGTGGGCTGCTGCTTCGCTGCCCCTATTGGAGGTAAGACAACATGGCTGCAGCCTCTGCTATCTAATTATGGGAGATAATTACTGGAGCTAATTAGATGGGGGGGAATACTTACCTCGCTGTGAGGAGAGCGGTTGCCAATTCTTTCCAGTCCATCTGTCTAACGTATCGTATCTCAGCAACTATTGGCCAAATTAACATGGAAAACGTCCATGAATCCATCGTTGCTTTAAGTGACCCTTTGATTTCCCCTTTCGAGCCTCTGTCAGGTCCCTTTGATGCAAACTTAAATCCTTGGATCCTTCTCTGCAGATGGAGTTGCCAATTCATGGAAAAGTAGATTTTCCACAATGGCCATTTCAACCATTTCTTGGATATCATCTCCGAGTGTGTTTTGCTTGTGTGGCGCAGGTGTGCTGTTCAGCATTGAGGTCACTTCTACGTTTTTTGCTGTGAGGAACTACTGGAGGGGCTTCTTTGCCGCCACCTTCAGTGCCTTCATATTCAGAGTGCTGGCTGTGTGGAACCAGGAGGAAGGTTAGGGGCGAGTTGTTTGTTTATCAAAGACCATTTCCCCATTTTTTAATAACAGTTTTCTCCTTCGTGTGCCTGGGTGTGTTTTGTGACTTTGCTACGGTGTGTTTTTAACCCTGGATACGATCTCATCAAATCTGATCTGGATAAAGTTAGAgaatattaaacatttctgtttttatcatACTTTATATGTTATTAATCCCTTCAAGCCCCCATGTGTAAAATGGTGCATCACAGAatgatacagtatatattgttATACACATTTGGTGTCCAGTCCCATTCAAAGGTCAGTCTGTAACAAAAAGACATCTccacacagtgacaacagtcCTCTTTTTCCTCAGAGACCATCACTGCTCTCTTTAAGACACGTTTCCGTCTCGACTTCCCGTTTGACCTTCAGGAGCTGCCGGCGTTCGCCATCCTCGGGTGAGCATGTTTCTCTGGATTGACGCCACATTTTACTGATCCCAAAGCAGTTTGGTGCCCGAAGGGAGTCTCTTTTTTCTGTAGTCTCGCCGGGTTCCCATTCCCATTCCTGCCGAGAGTCTGAAggttgatttgtattcaatgaGCGAGGCATGAAATTAACTTTTTACTCTGCTGATTACAAGTAGAGACCGTATCCACATCATCGCATGCgaaatttgatttgtttgatgcCAATACGTTTTTActggagaaaaacaagaaattaaCTTTGGTTGGCTTCCTGTCAAAGAGCCCCAATAAAGTGACTTTACCAGGcgcaataaaatataaaatagtatTTCAGTGTGATTGTGTTTCACCTTCAACAGACCAAAAaggtgtgtctttgtctgtctgcaggATTGCCTGTGGTTTTGGTGGCGCTCTGTTTGTCTACCTGAACCGGCTGATTGTCGAGTGCATGAGGAAGCAGAAGACTATTAACAAGTTATTGCTGAGGAAGTGAGTATCTGACTCCTGATGTCGCATCTAGCATTTACACTTCTGGGGATTGCCATTTTAGGAAACTGTACTCATTCTCTTTCTCGCCGACAGCCAGATGAAAGGATCGACACACTCTCGTGTCTGTATGAAACCGCagacagctagcttagcttagcatagaacagacagacagaaacggCTAGCCTGGCTCAACTCACCATTAGGctattagtgagctttagagatgcTGGCAGGGGGATGTCGTGGATGGCTAGAGttaggctagctgtttccagtcttcatgctaagctaactgactgTCGGCTGTCGCTAAGgggtgtcaatcttctcatctaacccccggcaagaaagtgaatattcatatttcccaaaacagaaacatgaataaatattcaAGAGGCATCTTGAAAAGCCACATTTTAACCATTTAATCTGTAGCTACACCTAAAAAGAATCAAAATACGAATGCCACAAAACTTCTGTTTCAAATGGTATGATGTCTTACGTCACAAAGTTGACATCCTATTTGGAGATGTAGCTAAAGTCCTTGTGTGACTTGGGTCAATTTAACCCATCACAGGAAGCTATCTATAGTCTTACCTCCTCCCCACCCAGAAATGCAGCATGCACATACAGTGTGACAAGCGCACCCATTAATGACCCCACAGTCCATCTCTTCCTGTCAGGCGTCTGGTGTATCCCGCACTCGTCACCCTGCTGGTCACCACTCTCACGTTCCCACCGGGCTTCGGGCAGTTCATGGCCGGACAGGTGAGAAAATACTTTCATGCTCTTAAGACTCGACTGTTGTTAGATGATTGACGGTCATTTTAAACGAAGGAGGGCTTGGAGTCGGGTCCTGTGTCATTTTGTGCTCTTATTTGATAGCACAAGCTGTCCAATAGCTGCCATGTTTTCCCGATGTGGATTGCTCTAAAGataaagacaaattaaaaacaaatcttttttttcttcatcttttgaATACAATCAACAGAAAACCTGATGTTTATTGTCATAGTCTTTTATCATTTTACATTCAGGGTTTTCCACTTTCTTCTCAATAACTTGGGAGATGCAACACTGCAGTAtttgtgcaacaaaaaaaacaacaaagaaaaaagcctCCGGTTCAGATGACGTGTATGCAGACACTTTGCGTCTGACAATTGACACAACAAAGTGAAACGTAGTTTGAGctttattctttctttcaaGATGCAGAGATCACAATTTGTGTGCTGGTGTTGCCTGTGTACCTGCCGCACTGCACAACACGCCATTAAGGTTCATCTTGAGCCTTTCAGCCTgtcaaaacaagaagaagaaaaacatctgctAGTGAGCCGAGAGAATACCTTTTATTTGTCCTGTGCAGGACTCATTTATTGAAAGACATCCTGACACAAAACAGAATACGACAAGTTGCTGACTTGGCATCAAGAAAGTTGCACTTGTTTCTCGAcaatatttgaaa
This Cyclopterus lumpus isolate fCycLum1 chromosome 17, fCycLum1.pri, whole genome shotgun sequence DNA region includes the following protein-coding sequences:
- the LOC117746218 gene encoding zona pellucida sperm-binding protein 4-like — its product is MELFKCLVGVVLVAVLSCDVSAQHYWSLPQQKLPAQQQLTLPQLAAPFDKCQVAQANRIQCGSADATADHCENINCCFDGDLCYYGKAVTVQCTRDGQFVVVVARDATLPNIDVESVSLLETNDPSCSPMEITSSFAIFQFSATACGTTFQEEDGYVVYENHMSSSYEVGVGPRGSITRDSHFELLFQCRYSDTAVEALVMEVNAVPPPVPVAAAGLLRVELKLGNGQCLSKGCVEEDAAYSSFYNPSDYPITKVLREPVYVEVNIVARSDSNLILNMEHCWATASPNPQSLPQWDLLVDGCPYHDDRYLTTVVPVDTSSGIQYPSHYKRFIVKMFTFVDQTNFSPQKDTVFFHCATEVCYPSSMHSCEQQCHRQRRAVPAVRRVSSSQRDLVSSREVILTEQSAPNAKSEK